The Rhodococcus sp. B50 DNA window CGGACGGACCGAAGAAGGCCTGCAATGGTTCCTGCACTCCGCAGCCGCAGACATCGAAGGCGTCACCGACGCCGAGGAACGGGTGGAGGAGCTCACCGGAGAGGCGCCGTGACAGACGGCACCGATCCGGCCACAGGTACCGCCCCCCGCGACACACTGCGTCGGATCTACGACGTCCTGCTGCTCGACCTCGACGGCACCGTCTACCGGGGCGCCGAACCCGTCCCGGGCGCCCGCGAGGCGCTGGCTACCGGTGACGACACCGTTCTGTACGTCACGAACAACGCCAGCCGCCGGCCCGGGGAGGTCGCGTTGCACCTGCGGGAACTCGGCTTCCCGGCCGAGGATTCGTCCGTGGTGACGAGCTCGCAGTCCGCTGCGCGCCTGCTCGCCGAGCGGTTCCCCGCCGGCACACCGGTGCTCGTCGTCGGAACCGACGCCCTCGCCGAGGAGGTGGCCGCGGTCGGTCTCACCCCGGTTCGGTCGGCGGACGCGCATCCGGTGGCCGTGGTGCAGGGGCATTCCCCGGATACCGGTTGGGCGATCCTCGCGGAGGCGACGCTCGCCGTCCGCGCCGGCGCCCTGTGGGTGGCCACGAACGTCGACTCGACCCTGCCCACGGAACGCGGGCTCGTCCTCGGTAACGGATCGATGGTCGCGGCGGTGCGCAACGCCACCGGCGCGACCCCGATCGTGGCGGGCAAGCCCGCTGCGCCGCTGCTCGAGGACGCGATCCGTCGCGGTGGCGCCCAGCGTCCCCTCGTGATCGGCGACCGGCTGGACACCGACATCGAAGGCGCCAACGCCGTGGGTGCGGATTCTCTCCTCGTGCTGACCGGGGTGAGCACCGTCGACGATCTGCTCCGGGCCCCGGCCGAGCAACGCCCGACCTATGTCGCAGCCTCGCTCGCGAGCCTCGATCAGCCTGCCGACCGACTTCGCGTCGCTCCGCACACCTCGTGGGACGTCAGGGTCGACGGAGGTGATCTTCACCTCGCTGCCACGCAGTCGGCGATCGATCCTATGGAGGCGCTTCGGGGTCTTCTCGACATCGCCTGGGCCAACCCCGGTTTCGGGCAGGTCCGGCCGCTGGGCGAGCATGCGCGCTCCGTCGTGGACGCGTGGACGGCGACGGTCTGATCGGCACCGGAGGGTGTGGCGCGGTCGCACCCATCGACTAGCGTGGACCGTGATGAGCACGCCGATTCCACGTCCGGGCGAACACCTTCCCGGCACGCGCCCCACTGTCGATCCCGCACGCGTCCGCGAAGAGGTCGACGCGTTGTTGACGCGTGTGCGGGAGGGCGCACCCGTCGCCGACGCCGCGAGCACCGACCAGTCCGTCTTGCTCGACCAGGCCGAGATGCTCGAACAGGCCCACGAGGTCCTCGTGCAAGCCTTGTCGACCGTGGACAAGATCTGACGTGGCACGCCGGGCACGCGTCGACGCGGAACTGGTAAGGCGGGGTCTGGCGCGCTCACGTGAGCACGCCAGCGAACTGATCACCGCAGGTCGGGTGCTGATCGCGGGCACCGTGGCCTCCAAGCCGGCGACCGCCGTCGAACCGAACACCCCGCTGATCGTCACCGAGGTGAGCGACGAGGTCTCCTGGGCATCCCGTGGCGCCCACAAGCTCCTCGGTGCCCTCGAGGCATTCGCGCCGGAGGGACTGCAGGTGACGGGGCGTCGCTGTCTCGACGCCGGCGCGTCGACCGGTGGTTTCACCGATGTGCTGCTGCACGAAGGTGCCGCGGAGGTCGTCGCGGTTGACGTCGGGTACGGCCAGCTGGTCTGGCGGCTGCAGTCCGACGAGCGTGTCCACGTGATCGATCGAACAAATGTGCGTAGCATCGACGCCGAGACGATCGGTGGGCGCGTCGACCTGGTGGTCGCCGACCTGTCGTTCATCTCCCTGACACTGGTGTTGCCGGCGTTCGTGGCCTGTGTCGCCCCGGGCGGCGACCTACTGCCGATGGTCAAACCCCAGTTCGAGGTGGGGAAGGACCGAGTCGGCAGCGGCGGTGTGGTGCGCGATCCCGCATTGCGCACCGAGGCGGTGCTCGACGTCGCGCGCGAAGCGCAGCGGCAGGGCTTGCGCACCCTCGGAGCGGTGGCGAGCCCGCTGCCCGGGCCGTCCGGCAACGTCGAGTACTTCTTGTGGCTGCGGGCCGGCGAGCCGGGGCCGGAGGATCTCGACCCATCGGTGATCGAACTGATCGAGCGTGCGGTGCAGGAAGGACCACAGTGAGCGAAGAGACCGTCGCGGCGCGATCGGGCCGGGAAATCCTGTTGGTCTCCCATTCGGGGCGCGATGAGATCGCCGGCACCGCGCTGCGGGTCGCCAAGATTCTCGGCGAGGCCGGCATCGGCCTGCGCACCCTCGACGACGAGGCCGTGAGCAACGGACTCGGTGTCCTCGCCCTGCCGGGCAGCTTCATCAGCGTCGTCGAACCCGGCCCGGAAGCGGCCGCCGGCTGCGAGATGGTGATCGTCCTCGGCGGCGACGGCAGTTTCCTCCGGGCCGCCGAACTCGCGCAGTATTCGGCGGTGCCGGTCCTCGGCATCAACCTCGGCCGCATCGGCTTCCTCGCCGAGGCCGAGGCCGAACACCTCGAAGAAGCGCTCATGCAGGTGGTGCGCCGCGAATACCGCGTCGAACAGCGCATGACTCTCGACGTGACCGTGCGCATGGACGACGAGGTCCTCGACCGCGGCTGGGCGCTGAACGAAGCCAGTCTCGAGAACAAGTCGCGGCTCGGGGTGCTCGAGGTGGTCCTCGAGGTCGACGGCCGTCCCGTCTCCTCCTTCGGCTGCGACGGTGTCCTCGTCGCCACCCCGACGGGGTCGACGGCCTACGCCTTCTCGGCCGGCGGACCGATCGT harbors:
- a CDS encoding TlyA family RNA methyltransferase; the encoded protein is MARRARVDAELVRRGLARSREHASELITAGRVLIAGTVASKPATAVEPNTPLIVTEVSDEVSWASRGAHKLLGALEAFAPEGLQVTGRRCLDAGASTGGFTDVLLHEGAAEVVAVDVGYGQLVWRLQSDERVHVIDRTNVRSIDAETIGGRVDLVVADLSFISLTLVLPAFVACVAPGGDLLPMVKPQFEVGKDRVGSGGVVRDPALRTEAVLDVAREAQRQGLRTLGAVASPLPGPSGNVEYFLWLRAGEPGPEDLDPSVIELIERAVQEGPQ
- a CDS encoding HAD-IIA family hydrolase, with product MTDGTDPATGTAPRDTLRRIYDVLLLDLDGTVYRGAEPVPGAREALATGDDTVLYVTNNASRRPGEVALHLRELGFPAEDSSVVTSSQSAARLLAERFPAGTPVLVVGTDALAEEVAAVGLTPVRSADAHPVAVVQGHSPDTGWAILAEATLAVRAGALWVATNVDSTLPTERGLVLGNGSMVAAVRNATGATPIVAGKPAAPLLEDAIRRGGAQRPLVIGDRLDTDIEGANAVGADSLLVLTGVSTVDDLLRAPAEQRPTYVAASLASLDQPADRLRVAPHTSWDVRVDGGDLHLAATQSAIDPMEALRGLLDIAWANPGFGQVRPLGEHARSVVDAWTATV
- a CDS encoding NAD kinase gives rise to the protein MSEETVAARSGREILLVSHSGRDEIAGTALRVAKILGEAGIGLRTLDDEAVSNGLGVLALPGSFISVVEPGPEAAAGCEMVIVLGGDGSFLRAAELAQYSAVPVLGINLGRIGFLAEAEAEHLEEALMQVVRREYRVEQRMTLDVTVRMDDEVLDRGWALNEASLENKSRLGVLEVVLEVDGRPVSSFGCDGVLVATPTGSTAYAFSAGGPIVWPELEALLVIPSNAHALFARPLVTSPESIIAVETLAGGHDGVVFCDGRRILDVPAGARLEVVRGCDPVRWVRLDSAPFADRMVRKFELPVKGWRGRKL